CTCGTTAAGGTGACGGCATGGCGCGGCACGAGACTGACACGATCGGACAAAAAATTTCGAGCAGGCCGCCGGATGACGCCGGCACGCCCCTTCGGCGCACCGATCAGCTCAACAGAACGATGTCACCGGGAAGATTCGTCGTCCGCAGGCTGAAAGCAGCCTGCAATCTCGGCACGACCTCTTCGATCCGATCGATCCGGAAGTTCGCAAAGACCAGCCGATGCCCGAGCGCATCGTTCATCAGGATGATCCGCCCCCGCCGATAGCGATTGACCTCCGCAACGACATCGGCGAGGGGGGCATGACGGAAGATGAGCAGACCTTGCTGCCACGCCGTGACGACCGAAGCGTCGATCGCAACGACCTGGTCCAGACCTTCCGTGCTGTAGGAGACCTGTTGCAGCGGCTGGAGCGTGACGCTGCTCCCCCGGCGCTCGACCGTGACTTCCCCATCCTGGCACGTCACACAGGCCGACGCATCGAGATAGCGGATGTTGAAGGTCGCGCGGCGAGCGGTGACGCGTCCGTCGCCCGCCGTCACCACCAGCGGCCGTGGCAAGGACACCCCCGTCGCTATCGCCGCTTCGCCCGACACCAACTCGATATGGTCGGCACCAGGCATGGCAGAACCGAGGGAGAGGCTGGTACGGGTATTGAGCTGGACCGAGATACTATCGGCGAGGGCAATGCGTTTCTGCTCGCCCGTCCCCGTCCGATAGTCGCTGCTCAATTCCGCAACGGAAGACCACAGGCCGAGAGGCGGCCGCACGGCCAGGTACGCGACCGATGCCACGGAGGCAGCCGCCGCGCCGCCCAGAAAGGCCCGGCGATGCCATCGGTTCGTCCGGCCAAACGCCATGCCCGGAACCGCATCGCCGCGTTGGCTCATCGCCACTTCCGCGGCCGGCCGCATCACCTTCCAAAGCAGCTTGGCTTCGGAGAATGCCTCCCCATGCGCGGGACTCGTTGTCCGCCAGCGGTCGAACGCCGCCGCATCCGCCGCCGTGGCATCACCCGAGGTGAGGCGTGCCAGCCAGGCATAGGCCTCGCGCTTCAGCACTTCGGCCGTGGGCTCGGTACCGGTCATGTCGCGTCAGCCTTCATCGTGCGGGTCGTCATCGGAGGTCACTTGAAACGCGAGGCCTCTACTTTGATGACGGCTCGGCGGAGCGCGGACCGAACCTCCTGATCACTTTTCGGTCGAGCCGGCTACCGCAATGCTCCAGCGCCACCCGCAGTTCCCGTTCCACCATACGGGCGGAAATCCCAAATCTTTGTGCGATCACGCGATGCGGCAATTCCTGCACCCGTGCCAGAATGAAAATCTCGCGACGCCGAGGTGAAAGCTCATCCAACGCCCGCGCCAGTGCCGCAATTTCCGAACCGGCTTCGGCAATGCGTTCGGGATCGAGCTCGTCTTCTTCACATTGAATCAACCGCTCGACTTCGGAAAGGGTCAGTCGCCGATTTTCGGCGTCGCGACGATCGGCGGCGACATTGAGGGCTGTGCGCAGAAGATAGGCTTCGGGATTACGGATCGACCCGAGAGTGCCGGCGCGCTGAAGATGCAGCCAGGTTTCCTGCAAGGTTTCGGAGGCCAGATCGCTGGAGCCGAGCCGGCGCGAAAGGCGGTTTCTCAATCCCTCGTAACGCTCGATCAGCAGATCGCGCAGCGCCGCCCAACTCGTTTCGGTCATGGCGTCAGACTCGCGTTCCC
This genomic interval from Aliidongia dinghuensis contains the following:
- a CDS encoding FecR family protein: MTGTEPTAEVLKREAYAWLARLTSGDATAADAAAFDRWRTTSPAHGEAFSEAKLLWKVMRPAAEVAMSQRGDAVPGMAFGRTNRWHRRAFLGGAAAASVASVAYLAVRPPLGLWSSVAELSSDYRTGTGEQKRIALADSISVQLNTRTSLSLGSAMPGADHIELVSGEAAIATGVSLPRPLVVTAGDGRVTARRATFNIRYLDASACVTCQDGEVTVERRGSSVTLQPLQQVSYSTEGLDQVVAIDASVVTAWQQGLLIFRHAPLADVVAEVNRYRRGRIILMNDALGHRLVFANFRIDRIEEVVPRLQAAFSLRTTNLPGDIVLLS
- a CDS encoding RNA polymerase sigma factor, whose amino-acid sequence is MTETSWAALRDLLIERYEGLRNRLSRRLGSSDLASETLQETWLHLQRAGTLGSIRNPEAYLLRTALNVAADRRDAENRRLTLSEVERLIQCEEDELDPERIAEAGSEIAALARALDELSPRRREIFILARVQELPHRVIAQRFGISARMVERELRVALEHCGSRLDRKVIRRFGPRSAEPSSK